One window of the Blastocatellia bacterium genome contains the following:
- the ccsA gene encoding cytochrome c biogenesis protein CcsA → MRAQGSGIEIAAIFAALALTGFIALFGWKWDRLSEALPSLEVLDRLTYRAVTLAFPLLTLMVITGAVWANESWGRYWGWDPKETWALITWLFYATFLHTRITHGWKGRRSAVLAVLGFVAVMFTYLGVSFLLPGLHSYAGGPQRYGPIA, encoded by the coding sequence ATGCGCGCGCAGGGGAGCGGGATCGAGATCGCCGCGATCTTCGCTGCCCTGGCGCTCACAGGATTCATCGCGCTCTTCGGTTGGAAATGGGATCGGCTCTCGGAGGCCCTTCCGTCGCTCGAAGTGCTCGATCGGCTCACCTATCGCGCGGTGACGCTCGCCTTTCCACTTTTGACGCTCATGGTGATCACGGGCGCGGTATGGGCGAACGAATCCTGGGGCCGATACTGGGGATGGGATCCCAAGGAGACGTGGGCGCTCATCACGTGGCTCTTTTATGCCACGTTCTTGCACACGCGCATCACGCATGGATGGAAAGGACGCCGGAGCGCGGTATTGGCGGTCCTCGGATTCGTCGCCGTCATGTTCACCTATCTCGGGGTGAGCTTTTTGCTCCCCGGATTGCATTCCTACGCTGGGGGGCCGCAGCGCTATGGGCCGATCGCGTGA
- a CDS encoding AAA family ATPase: MGQRGIEIADDLDALLDVLPPAIREALVQQPDVSELIEVVLDLGRPPEARFLSRSITLREDAVTREDLHFVVSRVGTFTKDNRAGIERTLHRISALRNRRGEIIGLTCRVGRAVFGTVDIVKDVIRSGKSILLLGKPGVGKTTLLREAARVLADELGKRVMVVDTSNEIAGDGDIPHPGIGRARRMQVPSPELQHAVMIEAVENHMPEVIVIDEIGTEAEALAARTIAERGVQLIATAHGNSLENLLMNPTLCDLVGGIQAVTLSDEEAKRRGTQKTVLERKAPPTFDVLIEIQDKDRLAVHHDVATVVDRLLRGLPSRPELRLRKPSGEIEILRETAPPPPPEERPAVAPAAPSGQRVLKIFPYAVSRDKIERAIHELGVPAAVTTDVKQADVVLTLKSHARTGTQRFREAAQWNIPIVALKSNTTTQVRNFLMEEFGLHAPKEELSPEEQRALEEVEEAVAEVIAHRRPVELSPQSAYIRRLQHELVQRYGLISESKGQDPFRRVVIYPRF; this comes from the coding sequence ATGGGACAGCGAGGCATAGAAATCGCCGACGATCTGGATGCGCTGTTGGATGTCCTCCCCCCGGCGATTCGGGAGGCGCTCGTGCAGCAACCGGATGTGAGCGAACTGATCGAGGTGGTCCTAGACCTCGGGCGACCGCCCGAAGCACGCTTTCTCTCCCGCTCGATCACACTGCGCGAAGACGCCGTCACGCGCGAGGATCTCCATTTCGTTGTCAGTCGCGTCGGGACGTTCACCAAAGACAATCGCGCGGGGATCGAACGCACCCTCCATCGCATCTCCGCGCTGCGGAATCGTCGCGGAGAGATCATCGGTCTCACCTGTCGCGTCGGGCGCGCTGTCTTTGGCACGGTAGACATCGTCAAGGATGTCATTCGATCGGGCAAGAGCATCCTGCTGCTCGGGAAACCGGGCGTCGGGAAGACGACGCTCCTACGCGAAGCGGCGCGCGTGCTCGCCGACGAGTTGGGTAAGCGGGTGATGGTCGTAGACACCTCGAACGAGATCGCGGGCGATGGCGACATCCCGCATCCGGGCATTGGGCGCGCACGTCGCATGCAAGTCCCTTCGCCGGAGCTGCAGCATGCTGTGATGATCGAGGCCGTCGAGAACCACATGCCTGAGGTAATCGTCATTGACGAGATCGGGACTGAGGCTGAGGCGCTCGCCGCTCGCACGATTGCCGAGCGCGGCGTGCAATTGATCGCGACGGCGCACGGGAATTCTTTGGAGAACCTCCTCATGAACCCGACACTCTGCGATCTGGTCGGAGGCATCCAAGCCGTCACGCTCAGCGACGAGGAAGCCAAGCGACGCGGAACACAAAAGACCGTGCTGGAACGCAAGGCCCCGCCCACTTTCGACGTGCTCATCGAAATTCAGGACAAAGATCGCTTAGCCGTTCATCATGACGTCGCCACGGTCGTGGATCGCTTGCTGCGAGGCCTTCCCTCGCGTCCGGAACTTCGCCTTCGGAAACCAAGTGGCGAGATCGAGATCTTGCGAGAGACTGCTCCACCTCCCCCGCCGGAAGAGCGTCCCGCCGTCGCGCCGGCCGCTCCGAGTGGCCAACGCGTCCTCAAGATCTTCCCCTATGCCGTCAGCCGCGATAAGATCGAGCGCGCGATCCACGAGCTGGGTGTTCCAGCTGCCGTCACCACCGATGTGAAGCAAGCAGACGTCGTGCTCACGCTCAAATCTCATGCGCGCACGGGTACGCAACGCTTTCGCGAAGCGGCTCAGTGGAATATCCCAATCGTCGCCCTCAAGAGCAACACGACCACGCAGGTGCGGAATTTCCTGATGGAGGAGTTCGGTCTGCACGCTCCGAAGGAGGAGCTTTCGCCTGAAGAGCAGCGGGCATTAGAGGAGGTCGAAGAGGCCGTGGCTGAGGTCATCGCGCATCGGCGACCGGTCGAACTCTCCCCGCAAAGCGCGTACATTCGGCGATTGCAGCATGAGCTGGTCCAACGCTACGGCCTCATCTCCGAGAGCAAGGGGCAAGATCCCTTCCGCCGCGTCGTCATCTATCCCCGTTTTTGA
- a CDS encoding diacylglycerol kinase family lipid kinase: MRVCLVVNPQAGRGRAGRFALRVWALLRRAFRDLELALSQSARHLTELAEEAVSAGYDLLVGCGGDGTVHHLLAPISGSSMKLGIIPMGSGNDLARSLRLPNDYGAACEIIARGRTRVLDLARIGDRFFASVASVGLSAEVNRLANAQTPSVFGGRWRYLGALFRELRSYAPRSLHLWVDGRELEREVVLAAVGNGAFFGGGFKILPDAEVDDGWLDLCLVNRLDRFRILRAIPSVYRGRHREHPAAEFYRARRIRILSPERLSVFADGEYVQETPVAIEIVPRAIRVIVP; this comes from the coding sequence ATGCGCGTCTGTCTCGTGGTCAATCCACAGGCTGGGCGAGGGCGAGCGGGACGATTTGCTTTGCGCGTGTGGGCGCTCTTGCGGAGGGCGTTTCGCGATCTGGAGTTGGCGTTGAGCCAGAGCGCGCGTCATTTGACGGAGCTAGCGGAAGAGGCTGTGAGCGCAGGATACGATTTGCTCGTTGGATGTGGAGGCGACGGTACGGTGCATCATCTGCTGGCGCCGATCTCGGGAAGCTCGATGAAATTGGGCATTATTCCAATGGGGAGCGGGAACGATCTGGCGCGTAGCCTCCGCCTCCCGAATGATTACGGCGCGGCGTGTGAGATCATCGCTCGCGGACGGACTCGGGTTCTTGATCTAGCGCGTATCGGAGATCGGTTCTTCGCCTCTGTGGCGAGCGTGGGCCTCAGCGCCGAGGTCAATCGGCTTGCAAATGCTCAAACTCCGAGTGTCTTCGGGGGGCGATGGCGGTATCTGGGAGCGCTCTTCCGAGAGCTTCGCTCATATGCGCCGCGTTCGCTGCATCTTTGGGTAGATGGACGCGAGCTGGAGCGCGAAGTGGTGCTCGCCGCTGTGGGCAACGGGGCATTCTTCGGAGGAGGATTCAAAATCCTTCCCGATGCGGAGGTGGATGATGGATGGCTTGATCTCTGTCTCGTGAATCGCCTGGATCGGTTTCGGATCCTGCGGGCCATTCCTTCCGTGTATCGCGGGCGCCATCGGGAGCATCCAGCGGCGGAATTTTACCGCGCGCGGCGGATTCGGATTCTCTCGCCTGAGCGGCTGTCGGTTTTCGCCGATGGGGAATATGTTCAAGAGACGCCCGTGGCGATCGAGATCGTTCCTCGCGCTATCCGCGTCATTGTCCCATGA
- a CDS encoding aminomethyltransferase family protein, which yields MRTPFYEWEAAFGARFEEEGGWIVPFEYSSVEEEHRAIREAVGLLDLSGRGRILVRGRESARFLQSMLSNDIAHLPAGRGVPATLLTNKGRMIGLMRVYNLGSEYLLDVEPRAAEKTLRTLQEYKMALRVEIEEVTDSLVALSLQGPKARELLSTVLGGDLALGCDGEITLYSIEKVIAQEGGEIDPAARPSVWIARASHTGEEGYDVFMERAVGPVMWRAFWRVGEGFGLRAVGFRALFVLRLEAGIPWYGYDVDETTIPLEAGLESAISFTKGCYIGQETIAMIRYRGHINRKLVGLRCRGDRIPNPGDRIVEGDTEVGRITSAAFSFSLRAPIALGYVKCAWAEPGTRLRVKAKDADVEAEVHPLPFISKSEEQARA from the coding sequence ATGCGCACACCGTTTTACGAATGGGAAGCCGCTTTCGGCGCGCGATTTGAAGAGGAGGGTGGATGGATCGTTCCATTCGAGTATTCCTCCGTTGAGGAGGAACATCGGGCGATTCGTGAGGCCGTCGGGCTTCTGGATCTCAGCGGGAGAGGGCGCATTCTTGTTCGAGGCCGAGAGAGCGCGCGCTTTTTACAAAGCATGCTCTCCAATGACATCGCCCATCTACCGGCCGGGCGTGGTGTGCCGGCGACCTTGTTGACGAACAAGGGGCGAATGATTGGCCTCATGCGCGTGTACAATCTCGGCTCGGAGTATCTGCTCGACGTCGAACCACGAGCAGCCGAGAAGACATTGCGGACGCTTCAGGAATATAAGATGGCTCTGCGCGTGGAGATCGAAGAGGTGACGGATTCGCTCGTCGCGCTCTCCCTACAGGGGCCAAAGGCGCGTGAGCTCCTCTCGACCGTTCTCGGCGGAGATCTCGCGCTCGGGTGTGACGGCGAGATCACCCTCTATTCAATCGAGAAAGTCATCGCTCAAGAGGGAGGAGAGATTGACCCCGCAGCACGTCCGAGCGTTTGGATCGCGCGCGCGAGCCATACGGGCGAGGAGGGATATGACGTATTCATGGAGCGCGCGGTGGGGCCGGTGATGTGGCGCGCCTTCTGGCGCGTGGGAGAGGGATTCGGGCTTCGGGCCGTTGGATTTCGTGCGCTCTTTGTGCTGCGGTTAGAGGCCGGGATCCCTTGGTACGGCTACGATGTGGATGAGACGACGATCCCGCTGGAGGCCGGCTTGGAATCGGCGATCAGCTTCACCAAAGGGTGCTATATCGGTCAGGAGACGATTGCGATGATTCGCTATCGTGGGCATATCAATCGAAAACTCGTAGGGCTTCGATGCCGGGGAGATCGGATTCCTAATCCAGGGGATCGCATAGTGGAAGGGGATACAGAAGTCGGGCGCATCACGAGTGCCGCGTTCTCGTTCTCGTTGCGAGCCCCTATTGCGCTCGGCTACGTGAAATGCGCGTGGGCGGAGCCGGGAACGCGCCTTCGCGTGAAGGCGAAGGATGCGGACGTCGAAGCGGAGGTTCATCCGCTCCCGTTCATCTCAAAGAGCGAAGAACAGGCGCGTGCATGA
- a CDS encoding O-antigen ligase family protein: protein MSDLAGGKRGTSKALAILDGGILASLVLFAFAAPHSIAVTQGAFLLGMVLWGARIALRRSFDYRPMVLALPILIFVGLSLLAAIFSYEPALSRLKLRSVALFLIVFLVAQNLPNLSWGKRLALILVASCFLNVGYVFWQKATGRGVRVLEIAEESPLRLAGIEPGDVLLEVEGRTVSSLEDVAASIAPRRGERVRLFVFRPEIYRHREVFVPRDAPAENPLQIRRWEPWKHFRASGFYGWNYFTYAEVVQLIGSLLLGLFLMFPRKRSLLGLLAVLGIAAIGYVLLLTVTRAAWGAFALSAFVMLLYRWRKKALVIALVALALAAPVGVRFLQQIRSIPLISAREPSTAYRLTVWREGVHLLFSRPKHWFLGIGMDSLKARWREWGMFQGGRLPLGHMHSSPLQIALERGLPALLCWLWWFARYLQLLWRGVRSEAVNRDPTVAGIYLGTLGGTIGFLASSLVHYNFGDSEVIMIVYFQMGLIEGFHRLLRERESG from the coding sequence ATGTCTGATCTGGCTGGCGGGAAGAGAGGGACGTCGAAGGCGCTTGCGATCCTCGATGGCGGGATACTCGCGAGCTTGGTGCTTTTTGCATTTGCAGCTCCGCATTCGATCGCGGTGACGCAGGGAGCCTTTCTTCTTGGCATGGTCCTATGGGGGGCTCGGATTGCGCTGCGCCGCTCCTTCGACTATCGGCCTATGGTCCTCGCGCTCCCGATCCTCATCTTCGTTGGCTTGAGTCTATTGGCGGCGATCTTCTCGTACGAACCAGCCTTGAGCAGGCTGAAGCTGCGGAGCGTGGCGCTCTTTCTCATCGTTTTCCTCGTCGCTCAGAATCTCCCGAATCTGAGCTGGGGGAAACGACTGGCGCTCATTTTGGTCGCCTCTTGCTTCCTCAATGTGGGGTACGTCTTCTGGCAGAAAGCTACCGGGCGCGGAGTGCGCGTGCTAGAGATCGCCGAGGAAAGTCCGCTGCGTCTGGCGGGGATTGAGCCGGGCGATGTCCTTCTCGAGGTGGAAGGACGGACCGTCTCTTCACTCGAAGACGTAGCGGCTTCGATTGCTCCTCGAAGAGGGGAGCGCGTTCGGCTCTTCGTATTCCGGCCAGAGATCTACAGACATCGCGAGGTCTTCGTCCCGCGGGATGCGCCTGCGGAGAACCCTCTCCAGATTCGCCGATGGGAGCCGTGGAAGCACTTTCGCGCATCGGGGTTCTACGGGTGGAACTATTTCACATATGCCGAGGTCGTGCAGCTCATCGGATCGCTCCTGTTGGGACTCTTCCTCATGTTTCCGCGAAAGCGTAGCCTCCTCGGCCTACTGGCCGTGCTTGGGATCGCAGCGATCGGGTATGTCCTTCTGCTCACGGTCACCCGAGCGGCGTGGGGCGCATTCGCCCTCTCAGCGTTCGTCATGCTTCTTTACCGTTGGAGGAAGAAGGCGTTGGTGATCGCGCTTGTGGCCCTCGCGCTGGCGGCCCCTGTGGGCGTGCGGTTCTTGCAGCAGATTCGGTCCATCCCGCTCATCTCTGCACGAGAGCCGAGTACGGCCTATCGCCTCACGGTGTGGCGAGAGGGCGTGCATTTGCTCTTCAGCCGCCCGAAGCATTGGTTCCTGGGCATTGGCATGGACAGTCTCAAAGCGCGTTGGCGAGAGTGGGGGATGTTCCAAGGAGGCCGGCTCCCGCTCGGACATATGCATTCGAGTCCGCTGCAAATCGCATTGGAGCGCGGGCTCCCAGCGCTGCTTTGTTGGCTCTGGTGGTTCGCCCGCTACCTTCAGCTCCTCTGGCGCGGGGTGCGGTCCGAGGCGGTGAATCGAGATCCGACCGTCGCGGGAATCTATCTCGGGACATTGGGGGGAACGATCGGCTTCCTGGCCAGCTCACTCGTGCACTATAACTTCGGCGATTCGGAGGTGATCATGATCGTCTATTTCCAGATGGGCCTCATCGAAGGATTTCATCGTCTGCTGCGCGAGAGGGAGAGCGGGTGA
- a CDS encoding serine protease, producing MAGKGEEPGAALLIIRGEREERLIELGERTLRVGLIDNGQLEVSASEEVPSDSVLVTIARTERGYVLTPSPTSPPIEVNRLPLQGEAMLQDGDQITFAGISAQLEFRVRRERWAHLKRALRWEYAERELRRWLSHDRTMRRKALVIVALLLGLVFSMWFIVNEYSLRVGIGELNERLRQQESTLSRVSEEVGEIKRKLDLLASNVEGELTMAGRISNTYGSSVSLIEATYGFVEQGTGKVLRYAETTEGGIAITHGEERFQVTTEGNGPAVEETVIGTGFLVARGYLLTNLHVARPWWQNEAAEQIVGMGFRPRLLALNAYFPTIPTPVPLEVTRVSEEYDLALCRLGRLDVNLPIPPLANEEVKVEVGQAVILLGYPAGIEALLARLDESVARQIITATAMRIPDVTRELATRGLIRPMVTQGHVSARLPGRIVHDAATTTGGSGGPLFNRNGVVIGINYAVLREFSASNLAVPVTLARQLLREQGIIP from the coding sequence ATGGCGGGGAAGGGGGAGGAGCCCGGCGCTGCGCTCCTGATCATTCGAGGAGAGCGGGAAGAGCGACTCATCGAGTTGGGAGAACGAACGCTTCGCGTTGGTCTGATCGACAACGGGCAGTTGGAGGTGAGCGCGAGCGAAGAGGTCCCTTCGGACTCCGTCCTGGTTACGATCGCTCGGACGGAGCGAGGCTATGTCCTGACGCCCTCACCGACTTCTCCTCCGATCGAGGTGAATCGTCTTCCGCTGCAGGGGGAGGCGATGCTTCAGGATGGCGACCAGATCACGTTCGCGGGCATCTCCGCTCAGCTCGAATTTCGCGTGCGTCGCGAGCGGTGGGCGCACTTGAAGAGAGCGCTCCGGTGGGAATATGCCGAGCGCGAGCTGCGTCGCTGGCTGTCGCATGATCGGACGATGCGAAGGAAAGCCCTCGTCATCGTGGCTCTCCTTCTGGGACTCGTCTTCTCGATGTGGTTCATAGTCAACGAATATTCTCTCCGCGTGGGGATCGGAGAGTTGAACGAACGGTTGCGGCAGCAAGAGAGCACGTTGTCGCGCGTGAGCGAGGAGGTGGGAGAGATCAAACGGAAGCTCGATCTGCTCGCGTCGAATGTCGAAGGGGAACTGACGATGGCTGGGCGCATCTCCAACACCTACGGCTCGAGCGTGAGTCTGATCGAAGCTACCTATGGGTTCGTCGAACAAGGAACGGGGAAAGTCCTGCGCTATGCTGAGACGACGGAAGGAGGGATCGCAATCACGCACGGAGAGGAGCGCTTCCAAGTGACGACGGAGGGGAATGGCCCGGCGGTGGAGGAGACGGTCATCGGGACGGGATTTCTGGTCGCGCGCGGCTACCTGCTCACGAATCTTCATGTAGCGCGTCCGTGGTGGCAGAACGAGGCGGCTGAGCAAATCGTCGGTATGGGATTTCGTCCTCGGCTATTGGCGCTGAACGCGTATTTCCCGACGATTCCAACGCCAGTGCCCTTGGAAGTCACGCGGGTCTCCGAGGAGTACGATCTTGCGCTCTGTCGGTTGGGGCGTCTGGATGTGAATTTGCCCATCCCGCCTCTGGCCAATGAAGAGGTCAAGGTGGAGGTCGGCCAAGCGGTCATCTTGCTCGGCTACCCGGCAGGCATCGAAGCCTTGCTCGCGCGCCTCGATGAGAGTGTGGCGCGGCAGATCATCACGGCGACTGCCATGCGCATTCCCGACGTCACGCGCGAGTTAGCGACGCGTGGGCTGATTCGCCCGATGGTGACTCAGGGGCATGTGAGCGCTCGTCTTCCCGGGCGCATCGTCCACGATGCCGCGACGACGACGGGTGGTTCCGGGGGTCCGCTCTTCAATCGGAACGGCGTCGTCATCGGCATCAATTACGCCGTGCTGCGGGAGTTCTCGGCTTCGAACCTGGCCGTGCCCGTCACGCTCGCGCGTCAGCTCTTGCGCGAGCAAGGGATTATCCCCTGA
- a CDS encoding TonB family protein, whose translation MRKRRRWETGAFIFLLVIAFGRGPAVSAQQEATTAEQDLQRGRVLFYQQNYSGAIEVLKQAIAKKPDLAEAHYFLGMSYYRLADYAQAEAALRTALKLKNENYPEAHFGMGMIHFRKREVDLAVREFQTAIEQRGGNYPDAFNVLGVIYYGQRRFADAIQSFRKAIEQRPEGPEVYFNLGMAIEQELVEGAGQQAASGLTWNDAISAYRKAIEQRGTYPLAQRALGLALIGVDNEAAITELGVYVQQVPQAQDRLQIEEIIDLLKKPDDPAAVAEELGKVPRVSKVVPVRLTEEAMRNKVQGSVVLSVLFCYDKRARVVKVVKGLGYGLDEAAIEAVRRVQFEPAVVGGRQVSERRLVKIEFKS comes from the coding sequence ATGCGGAAACGGAGAAGATGGGAAACGGGCGCTTTTATTTTTCTTTTGGTCATCGCGTTCGGACGCGGACCGGCAGTGAGCGCCCAACAAGAGGCGACGACGGCCGAACAAGATCTGCAGCGCGGCCGCGTCCTGTTTTATCAGCAGAACTATTCAGGGGCCATCGAAGTGCTCAAGCAGGCGATTGCGAAGAAGCCGGATCTGGCCGAAGCCCATTATTTCCTGGGCATGAGCTATTATCGCCTCGCCGACTACGCGCAAGCCGAAGCGGCGCTGCGCACAGCGCTCAAGCTCAAGAACGAGAATTATCCCGAGGCGCATTTCGGGATGGGGATGATTCACTTCCGCAAGCGCGAAGTGGATCTAGCCGTGCGGGAATTTCAAACGGCTATCGAACAACGTGGTGGGAACTATCCCGACGCCTTCAATGTCCTCGGGGTCATCTATTATGGGCAACGGCGGTTCGCGGACGCGATTCAGAGCTTTCGGAAGGCGATCGAACAACGGCCCGAGGGACCAGAGGTCTATTTCAATCTCGGCATGGCCATCGAGCAAGAATTGGTGGAAGGAGCAGGCCAACAAGCGGCATCCGGCCTGACATGGAACGATGCCATTTCGGCTTATCGAAAGGCCATTGAGCAACGCGGTACGTATCCGTTGGCGCAGCGGGCCCTCGGCCTCGCCTTAATTGGCGTGGATAATGAAGCGGCCATCACGGAGCTGGGCGTCTATGTGCAGCAAGTCCCGCAGGCGCAAGATCGCTTGCAGATTGAAGAGATCATTGATCTGCTCAAGAAGCCGGATGATCCAGCCGCTGTAGCTGAGGAATTAGGGAAGGTTCCGCGGGTGAGCAAGGTCGTGCCTGTCCGTCTGACCGAGGAGGCGATGAGGAACAAGGTGCAGGGGAGTGTGGTTCTCTCCGTGCTCTTCTGCTATGACAAACGGGCGCGTGTGGTGAAGGTCGTCAAAGGACTCGGCTATGGCTTGGACGAAGCCGCTATCGAAGCGGTGCGTCGCGTGCAATTCGAGCCCGCTGTCGTCGGTGGTCGTCAGGTGTCCGAACGCCGTTTGGTGAAGATTGAGTTCAAGAGCTGA
- a CDS encoding Nramp family divalent metal transporter, translating to MKVKPTSEVLEPISLSRWGKLPSFGTRPLPDFPGWWMMLGPGVIWMALAQGSGELIWWPRLVAKYGTGFLFLLIPACLLQFPLNYAIGRYTLLTGESIWQGFIRLNRWFALGLWLLMTVHFLWLGAFVTAGSTGIAALWDFPSGWDQAEKTLLWSWLTVFILFPALLLSPTAYRLIERFMLGIAVVTVVGLVISCLQPSVRAVVLDFVRGIVRPHFPPFAELPRPWEEQDATPLLTAVTFAGLGGFWMLFYSYWLREKGAGMAAHMGHITSPLTGKPEMIPLAGHLPEARAELRERWRRWRLYLCVDSFIAIVGNALTTLLTCLLAFALLYPRGLVPEGWELVVHQMQFFEVSWGSVGKVLFALMAAAFLSDTWLTTLDATSRVHTDFALTYFPKARRYHPRTWYYGIAAGLTVVTVVTMHFASPAELILVTAVLGFLGTIIFTGALLWLNYRWLPTRLPEPVRPGRAGALLLGFAWVVYLLLAGLYIWLQWLR from the coding sequence ATGAAGGTGAAACCGACCAGCGAGGTGCTCGAACCCATATCGCTTTCGAGATGGGGGAAACTTCCGTCCTTCGGCACGCGGCCTCTGCCCGATTTCCCAGGATGGTGGATGATGCTTGGCCCGGGTGTCATCTGGATGGCGCTCGCACAAGGCAGCGGAGAGTTGATTTGGTGGCCGCGATTGGTCGCCAAGTACGGGACGGGCTTCCTCTTTCTGCTGATTCCGGCGTGTCTGCTGCAATTTCCGCTCAACTACGCCATCGGACGGTACACGCTTCTGACGGGCGAGAGCATTTGGCAGGGATTCATTCGGTTGAACCGTTGGTTTGCCTTGGGCTTGTGGCTCTTGATGACGGTGCATTTCCTGTGGCTTGGTGCGTTCGTCACGGCCGGAAGCACGGGCATAGCGGCGCTTTGGGATTTCCCGTCGGGATGGGATCAAGCGGAGAAGACGCTACTGTGGTCGTGGCTCACTGTGTTCATTCTCTTTCCAGCCTTGCTCCTCAGTCCGACGGCGTATCGGCTCATCGAGCGCTTCATGCTGGGGATCGCTGTCGTTACCGTCGTGGGCCTAGTGATCTCATGTTTGCAGCCGAGCGTGCGGGCGGTCGTGCTGGATTTCGTCCGGGGGATCGTGCGCCCGCATTTCCCCCCATTTGCGGAGTTGCCGCGTCCGTGGGAGGAGCAAGACGCGACGCCCCTTTTGACGGCGGTCACGTTCGCCGGCTTGGGGGGATTCTGGATGCTGTTCTACTCCTATTGGCTTCGAGAGAAAGGTGCGGGGATGGCCGCACATATGGGCCACATCACGAGCCCATTGACGGGGAAGCCGGAAATGATCCCCCTCGCTGGTCATTTGCCCGAAGCGAGAGCCGAACTGCGAGAGCGCTGGCGGAGATGGCGGCTCTACTTGTGCGTGGACAGCTTCATCGCGATCGTCGGAAATGCGCTGACGACGCTGTTGACCTGTTTGCTGGCTTTCGCTCTGCTTTACCCACGAGGGCTCGTTCCGGAGGGATGGGAATTGGTCGTGCATCAGATGCAATTTTTCGAGGTCAGTTGGGGGAGCGTGGGAAAGGTGCTCTTCGCGCTGATGGCCGCAGCCTTTCTCAGTGATACGTGGTTGACGACGCTCGATGCCACGAGCCGCGTGCATACGGATTTCGCGCTCACGTATTTCCCGAAGGCTCGACGTTATCATCCGCGCACGTGGTACTATGGGATCGCTGCGGGGTTGACGGTCGTCACGGTCGTCACGATGCATTTCGCGAGTCCGGCGGAGTTGATTCTCGTGACGGCCGTATTGGGATTTCTTGGGACGATCATCTTCACCGGCGCTCTTCTATGGCTCAATTACCGATGGCTTCCGACGCGCTTGCCGGAGCCGGTGCGTCCTGGCCGTGCCGGAGCGCTGCTGCTTGGGTTTGCATGGGTGGTGTATTTGCTTCTGGCGGGTCTTTACATCTGGCTTCAATGGCTTCGATGA